The DNA segment CGAAGTCGTTCTGCTTGCCGCGCTGCCGTCCGCGATGAGCGGCGTCATTATTGCCATTCGCTTCCAGACCTACATGCAGGCTGCGGCTTCCACCCTCGTGATGACCTCGATCCTGTTCGCCGCCGCCGCGCCGATTTGGATGTATGTCACGGCACGACTCGCGGGTTGACCCAAGCCTCCCCCCGGATCCGTTACGCGCCGTCGGATCTTGCTTCCGGGGCATTTTCCACCGATCACGAAATTTTAGATCGCTGGAAACGCGCCTCGGATGCACAGTCGTCCGACTTTATCCTTTCTTGCGCAATGATGCGGCCGTTTGTCATATTCGCAAGAGCGGCAAAAGGGCAAAAGGAACCGCCTAATGATGCGGCACCGGGAGGAAAAAATGAGCACCCAAGCTGGCGCTTCCTTATCGATCAGACAGATCTTGATGTGGCTTCTGGTGGCGATCGTCGGGGCGGGCTCGCTCGGCGTCGTGGCGCTATCGCGCGGCGAACCCATCAGCGCCGCCTGGCTCGTGGTCGCCGCTCTCTGCGTCTATCTCATCGCCTATCGCTTCTACGCGCTGTTCATCGCGCGTCGTGTGCTTCGCGTCGATCCGAACCGGCCGACACCCGCGTGGCGGCACAACGACGGCCTCGATTATGTGCCGACGAACCGCTACGTGCTGTTCGGCCATCACTTCGCGGCCATCGCGGGCGCGGGTCCCCTCGTCGGCCCCGTGCTCGCCGCCCAGATGGGCTACCTCCCCGGCACGCTATGGATCCTCGTCGGCGTCGTGTTCGCAGGAGCCGTGCAGGACATGATCATCCTGTTCTTCTCGACACGCCGCGACGGGCGCTCGCTCGGCGACATGGTGCGCTCGGAGATGGGGCCGGTCGCCGGCGGCATCGCGCTGATCGGCGTGCTGCTGATCATGATTATCCTGCTCGCGGTGCTGGCCCTCGTTGTGGTGAAGGCGCTTGTCGGCTCGCCCTGGGGCACGTTCACGGTGTTCGCCACGATACCGATCGCACTCTTCATGGGCGTTTACTCGCGGTTCCTGCGAGTCGGTCGCATCGGCGAAATGTCCCTCATCGGCATCGCGCTTCTGCTCGCGGCGCTCATGTATGGCAAGGTCGTCGCGGAAGATCCCGCGCTCGCGCATTACTTCACCCTCTCCGGCGAGCAACTGGCGCTCTGCATCATAGGCTACGGCTTCGTTGCGTCCGTTCTGCCTGTGTGGCTGCTGCTCGCGCCGCGCGACTATCTCTCCACCTTCCTCAAGATCGGCACCATGGGATTGCTCGCCATCGGCATCCTGATCGTGCGGCCCAATCTCGAAATGCCGGCCGTCACGCAATTCGTCGACGGCACGGGCCCCGTCTGGGCGGGCAGCCTCTTCCCCTTCCTTTTCATCACCATCGCCTGCGGCGCGGTGTCGGGCTTTCACTCACTGATCTCATCCGGCACGACGCCGAAGATGATCGAAAACGAAAGCCAGATCCGCTTCATCGGCTACGGCGCGATGCTGGCTGAATCCTTCGTGGCCATCATGGCGATGATTGCCGCCACGGTCCTGCATCCCGGCGTGTATTTCGCCATGAACAGCCCCGCCGCGCTGATCGGCACCGATGCCGTGAGCGCCGCGCAGGTAATTTCGAACTGGGGCTTTGTCGTCACGCCCGATCACCTGACACAGCTCGCCAAGGATGTCGGCGAAACCACGCTTCTGTCGCGCACGGGCGGCGCGCCGACGCTCGCCGTCGGCATGGCGCAGATCCTCGCGGGCTTCCTCGGCGGCCAGACCATGATGGGCATCTGGTATCACTTCGCGATCCTGTTCGAGGCCCTGTTCATCCTGACGACGGTGGATGCCGGTACGCGCGTCGCCCGTTTCATGATCCAGGACAGCATCGGCAGCGTCGTTCCACGCTTCAAGAACACGGAAAGCTGGGCGAACAACGTCATTGGCTCCGCGCTCGCGGTTTCGGCCTGGGGATACTTCCTCTATCAGGGCGTGGTCGACCCGATGGGCGGCATCAACACGCTGTGGCCGCTGTTCGGCATCTCGAACCAGATGCTCGCCGCCATCGCGCTGATCCTGTGCACCGTCGTCCTGTTCAAGATGAAGCGCGAGCGTTACGCGTGGGTCACGCTGATCCCGACGACATGGCTGCTCGTCTGCACCATGACGGCGGGCCTCCAGAAGCTGTTCCACCCCGATCCGAAGATCGGCTTCCTCGCGCAGGCGGCTCGCTTCGAGACCGCGCTCGCGGAAGGCAAGATCCTCGCGCCTGCGAAGTCGGTCGGGCAGATGAACCAGATCATCTTCAACAACTACGTCGACGCGGTCATGTCGGGCCTGTTCGTGCTCGTCGTCGCATCGATGGTGGTCTTCGGTGTCGTCGCCATGTGGCGCGCGCTCGGCTCGCCGAAGCCGACCGCCATCGAGATCGGCGGCGGTCCGCTGCCGAGAGCGGCCGAGTAACGGGAGACAGGAAGCGCGTCATGCAGCAGAAAGCCGGTTTCTGGAAAATGGCGGCCCAGACCGCCCGTCTCATGGTCGGCATCCCCGACTACGAGACCTATCTCGAACATCGACGCGCCCGCCATCCGGGCGAGCCCGTCATGTCGTGGGAGGAGTTTTTCAAAGAACGGCAGGACGCCCGCTACAAGGGCAAGGGCCGCTTTCGCTGCTGCTGACGTGAAGTCGGCATCCAACCATTGAGAGGCCGTCACGCCTTTACGGCGACGGCCTCCCGCTTTTTCCGGGTGCCGAGCAACACGCCTGCCACGATGAGCGCGAAGCCCGCCGCGTGGAACAGGTGAAGCTGTTCGCCGAGCGCGAGTGTCGCCAGCAGCGCTCCGAACACCGGCACGAGGAACAGGAAAAGGCCCGTGTTCGCCGCGCCCATGAGTTCGACCGAGCGGTTATAAAAGACGTAGGCCAGAATGCTCGGAAAAATCGACACGTAGATGATGGCCGCCGCAGCCGCTTCGTCCCAAACGGGCCGATAGCCCGCGCTCCATTCCCAGGCCATGAAAGGTGCATTGCCGACCGCCGCCACGGCGTAGGTCACGAAATTGAAGCTCTGCCAGCTGATACTCGGCCGCAATCTCACGCAGGCCGTGTAGATCGCCCAGGACAGCATCGACGAGATGATGAACACGTCGCCGGGGTTGAAGCGAAACGACGCGAGAGACGCGAGGTCCCCTTTCGCGATGACGATGAGCACGCCCACGAAGCCCGACGCCAGACCCACGATCTGCAACCGCCCGATGCGGTCGCCGAACAGCGCCCATGCGGAAAGCGCAATGAACATCGGCCCAGCCGCGTTGAG comes from the Rhodomicrobium lacus genome and includes:
- a CDS encoding carbon starvation CstA family protein; protein product: MSTQAGASLSIRQILMWLLVAIVGAGSLGVVALSRGEPISAAWLVVAALCVYLIAYRFYALFIARRVLRVDPNRPTPAWRHNDGLDYVPTNRYVLFGHHFAAIAGAGPLVGPVLAAQMGYLPGTLWILVGVVFAGAVQDMIILFFSTRRDGRSLGDMVRSEMGPVAGGIALIGVLLIMIILLAVLALVVVKALVGSPWGTFTVFATIPIALFMGVYSRFLRVGRIGEMSLIGIALLLAALMYGKVVAEDPALAHYFTLSGEQLALCIIGYGFVASVLPVWLLLAPRDYLSTFLKIGTMGLLAIGILIVRPNLEMPAVTQFVDGTGPVWAGSLFPFLFITIACGAVSGFHSLISSGTTPKMIENESQIRFIGYGAMLAESFVAIMAMIAATVLHPGVYFAMNSPAALIGTDAVSAAQVISNWGFVVTPDHLTQLAKDVGETTLLSRTGGAPTLAVGMAQILAGFLGGQTMMGIWYHFAILFEALFILTTVDAGTRVARFMIQDSIGSVVPRFKNTESWANNVIGSALAVSAWGYFLYQGVVDPMGGINTLWPLFGISNQMLAAIALILCTVVLFKMKRERYAWVTLIPTTWLLVCTMTAGLQKLFHPDPKIGFLAQAARFETALAEGKILAPAKSVGQMNQIIFNNYVDAVMSGLFVLVVASMVVFGVVAMWRALGSPKPTAIEIGGGPLPRAAE
- a CDS encoding DMT family transporter yields the protein MTPFFDRPRLLMTLTTIFWAGNFVLGRAIAGHVPPITLACLRWTLATLIFLPFAWAHLKRDGAAIREHWAILLFLGAIGAGAYNTLSYIGLTSTEALNGLVLNAAGPMFIALSAWALFGDRIGRLQIVGLASGFVGVLIVIAKGDLASLASFRFNPGDVFIISSMLSWAIYTACVRLRPSISWQSFNFVTYAVAAVGNAPFMAWEWSAGYRPVWDEAAAAAIIYVSIFPSILAYVFYNRSVELMGAANTGLFLFLVPVFGALLATLALGEQLHLFHAAGFALIVAGVLLGTRKKREAVAVKA
- a CDS encoding YbdD/YjiX family protein, which gives rise to MQQKAGFWKMAAQTARLMVGIPDYETYLEHRRARHPGEPVMSWEEFFKERQDARYKGKGRFRCC